TCTTGAATCGCCCTAGCGCCGGCGTCACTCGTGAATCTCTTCCAGAACCCTAAAACCGTTCATCTCGGTATGTCCGATCGGCTGATCGTATACACAGGTCCAAGATTTGCCCTGGTGGTATTCTACCGACATGAAATACCATCGAAACAACGTCATCTTCTTATTGAGCTCTCGCTGAAAGTAACCGCGCGACGCGCGAAAAGTCATCAAGTCTGTCAAATCGGTAGTGGTATCCATGACGTTTGCCACGGTCCGTGTCTTGACCATCTTATTGCAGCACCACTCCCCAATCATGTAAGCAAGCATGTCGCAAACGCCGTCCGGTGTTGCATTTGCCGGATGGCTTCCCACGGCGGGGGTTTCCCAGTATTCAGCCGTATACCGTTGGCCATGTTTTGCACTTGGCTTCATTGCGCCCCACGGCCACAATCGCTCTTCTGTTCCGCGCGCTGCGAATTCCCATTCCGCTTCGGTTGGCAATCGAAAATGTCGCCCAGTCTCCTTGGCCAACCAACCGCAATACAGGACCGCACCTTTCCAGGTAACACAGTTGGCCGGGGAATTCTCCGCGCCAGGTCGTGGCGCGCACTTGCCATTTTCGACAGTGATTGTCGAATTGAGAACTTCGTCAATTCCGCTCTGAGTATAGTTGTGGAAACGGTATAGATCGTCGGGTTTATATGACTTCGCGTCCGCTGAATTCAGGAAAAGACACATTTGTTTCGCGGTGATTGGGTACTTCCCTATTCGGAAGTCGCGCAATTGTATTTCTAAGGGTGCTTCATCTTCGTGGTACTCGTCATGGCGTTTATTCTTAATTGGCGTTCCCATCGTAAACGTGCCGCCGCGGATTAGCACGGTTTCCACCTCGAGCGCATCCAGTTCCGCGCCGGTGGCGGCGGCAGCCAAGACACACCCCGTGATTCCCAATAGGGCACCATTTAGAATCGAACTTTTCATAGATAATCGATGCGCCGTTATATCCGCGCCTCGTGGAGCGCGGTGACCGCCAGCAGATAGAACATATTATGGACCAGCCACGGCTCGCTGGTCCGGTACGACGGATACTCGCGGCCGCCCAGAGACAGATCGAATCCCGGGCGGTCGCTGCCTATCATGTCGCGCACAAACCCGTTCGGAATCGTGCCGGGCACCTTGCCCAGTTCCCGTCCCGGAATCTTGATATAGCGATGGTGATACCGCGGCGGGTTCACCGTGCCCACGCCTTCCATCATGCAAAGGCCATAAGGGTTCGCGCCAAGCACGAAATTGATCTGATCGAGCGCATACGCCAGCGCCCGCCGGTCCTTAATCGCGGTATGCACCTTTGCAGCCGACCACGCCCGGCACAAGTACTCGAAATTGTGCCCGTACGACGACGATGGCTCGAAATAGAATCCATCGCTGCCAAACTTCTGCCGCGAAATACCAAACGCATTGTTCGGTTCGGCAACAACGGCATCGATATGGATCTTCAGCCGCGTCTTGATTGCCGACTTCAACGAATCGCCGGGCATCTTGATCACGAAGTGCGCCAGCGCCGCCGCCGGAACGTCCCCACTTCCCGCATACCCCCCGCCAAGCAACCCCTCCGCGGGCGCATTCGCAAGAATCGTCTCGACGCTCTTGCGCGCGTGGTCGCGGAAATGTCCGTCCTTCGTAACAACGAACAAATCCACTGTGCTGATCAACAGCAGCGGGTCGCCGTCCGCCTTTGCAGCCGCATACTCCCACGCCTTGAATGCGCGCTCGAGATAATCGTTCTCGGTTTGCCGTTCCTTCAACAGCGCGCTCAACTTTGCCCACGCCCCGATCGCCAGCGGCGAATGTCCTTCGCCCTCCAACACAATCGGATCGTCCGCCGTCCCGCGCACGTTGTCCGTGTGCGCGTCCGGGGCCGCCCAATTCATCCACGTCGCGCGGTCCGGCCCCTGTTGAACATCCTTCAAAAACCCACCGTCGTCCCGCTGCAGTTTTGCGAGATACGCCGCGCCCCACTGCGCCTCTTCCATCGCATCTTCGTAATTCGCTTCATCGCGATTGAACCGCGAACAATACTCGGGGTCCGATTCCACCAGCGTCGCGAGCGCATACGTGACCCCGCCGTCGCCATACTCCCACGAAAGCTTGTTGTAGTCTCCCGCGCTGTGCCAACCACCTGTCAAATCGCGGTGCGTGCCGTCCGGTAATTTCGCATCGTCCATGTGGCACGGCTTGTGCCACCCCGGCACGTCGCCGCCGCAACGCTGAACGAAGAAGAAATCCACGCACGGTTTTGCCGTCGCATAGAAGAGCCGGCTATACGCGACGTCGAACGGGTGCGAGTGGCCCGTCAACTCTCCCAACGTAGCCTGAACCGTGTACGCGCCGGCCTGCTTCAGATCGCTGAAATCCGCGCGCCAGAAGTACCAGCCCCAGTCCGCGCCGCCGCCCCCTATCATGCGCCCTTCGTAATTCAGCCAACCTTGGTGCGCCGCCTGGCCCTTCGCGTCATTCACCGCAAACGCGTTCGCCACGCCGGACCGCGGCACAGCGTTCGTCATCACGACGCAACACTTCGGATCGTCATCGCCATACCCCGCTTGATTCGTCAACACGCGCACCACGGGCGCCTTCGGCGGTTCGCTCACGAGGTCCGCATCGTCGAATCGCACCGTGCCGTCGTACGCAATCAGCGCGACACGCACGGTCTTCGCGGAGGGCGGCGGCGACGCGGGCGGCATCGTGATGCGCTGCCAATCCGCCGCGGCCTCCTTCGGCCCGTAGTCGACGTGTATCACCTCTTGCGCCGAATCGGTCGACCAAATTAACGCAACCTGCGCCGATCCTCCCCCTTCGGATTTCACAAACGCCTCCGCACGGAACTGATCCGTCCACGCCGGCACGGGATAGTCGATCGAACTCAGCGCGCACGCGCCCCCCGCCGCAATCGAAAGAATGCTCCCCGGCTTCGCGTGTCCGGACGATGGATCGAGCGCGGCCTTTCCTACGGCTGGCGCAGGCAGCACATTCGCGGTCTCCTGGTTCCACAACGAAATGCGGTTCTTGCGATCGAGCGGCAGGGTGAAGTCCGCGTTGCCCAACACGCGCGGAGAAAACGGCAGCACGCGGAGTGACGAGAATGTTGCCGCAACATCGCCGCCGCCCACGATCCGCAGCGCCGCCGTGCGCGGATGCGGCTGAAACTGCAAGACGAGCCAGCGGGCATCCGACCCGAACAGGAGCGGTTCGGTGCTCGCTTCCTGGACCACCGCACCCGATGCGTCAATCTCGATCGCTTTCAGCCACACCCGTCCGCGCTTCGTGCTCGTTTTGCATTCGACGATATACGCCCGCGTCGGATCGATCGCGCCCGCTTCCTGGGCCCACTCCGCCGCCCCCTTGCCGGGATCGATGGACCAATCCGCGTCGAACGTCCGGCACGACAGCGGATCGTCCGCGGCCATCGCCGCGATAGCGCACACGAAAAGGAAAGCAACACACAGGATACATCGCATACGTAGCGTTACCCTTGCAGCATCCGCAACCCCAATTGGCCCCTACGCGCCGCGCAGTATAACAAAAGCGGCAGAAGATCGATTACACAATTCGCCCGCTCACGGCGCCGCATTCCCTCCTCTGACGCCCGTGCTCGTGACTTGCCCTCCGAAACCGATTAGGCGAAGGAGGATCGTGCTCCTACTCGTGCTCCTACTCGTGCTCGTGCTCGTAATCGTAATCGTAATCGATCTACTCGTTACGAAGTTCAACTCGTTACGAAGTTTCCACTTCGTAACGCACTCTTGAAAAGCTCTGCTTTGGCTCTTCGCCGTCATCAAACACCCCGGCGAACGCATGACAGCTACTCGCCGCAAAACCGTCCACCGCAGCACAGACCCCATACCACCCGCGTGCGTCCCCTCGGTCCCATATGCTCTCCCGCGTATCCCCGCAGCGCCTCAATCGATATTCACACTGCCCCCGGTCACACGCAAATCCACACGAAACCTCCCCGCGCCAATCGGACCGCTGAACTCCCGCTTATCTCCCAACACCGACCCGCTCAACCGCACCTTATTGCTGTTCACCTGCCCGTTCGTCGCAGTGACGAACAACGTCGCATCCGCCGTGTCCGGCACCAGCAACCGGATGTTGCCCTGCTCGACATTTACTTTGTAATCGCCCAACACGCCTTCATTCGCCAACACAATCGCGTCCCCGCCCGTACACGCCACGTCCAGTTCACCTTTCGGCAAGTCCACGGTCGCGCGCCCCTGCACCGCCTTGATCACCTGCTTGCCCGACACGCTCGTCGTCTCCACCGAACCCTGCTGCGTCGTCGCCGTCAACGGCCCCGCACATTCTTTCACGACGATGTCGCCTTCCTGAATCGTCACCAATACGTCGCCGGCCTCCCGATTACACTGCTCGAGCGTGACGCTGCCTTTGCCCTGTTCGACGACGATTGGGCCGCTCATGTCCGTAATCGACGTGTACCCGCTGTCCGAACTCAACCGCACAGGCGACGCGCGCGGGCACTGCACATCAAGATCGATTCGGTACCGCGTGCACCCCAGCGCCGCCATGTTGTCGCGCACCGCCGTCGTCAGCATCGCGCGGCCATCGATGAGTTCGCACCGCACGTTCAGCGCCTCGATGGCCGCCTTCGCATTCGCGTTCGACTGCATCTGCACAACGAGCCGTGCGCGTACGGTAAGCTGGGCCGATTCCGTCGGCGTAACGCGCACGTCACCAACCACCGCGTTTACCGACACTTCAGCCCCGGCCGGGATTTCGATCGATTGCTCCGTGTTCGTTACCACAAGCTCGCCGCCTTCCCGCGCGGGCGACGGCGCCTGCGGCTTGACGCCTTCCTGGTGAATCGTGATGGCATTGAAGCTCGCGTGCAGCGACACGCGCTGTTTCGAACCGACTGTCCCGCCGCGCGCAATCACCAAGTCGCCGCGTTTGGTCTGCGTGAGTTGTATCTCGGAATTGACCGCGCCGTACGCCACGCTCGCCGATATCTCCGGCGCCGCGTTTTCCGGCACGAACACTTCGATCGGCCCGCTCTCGCACGTCACATCGAGTTCCGTTTCCGCCGGCAACTCGCGCACCATCACGTTGCCCATGAAATTACTGATCTTCAGCGCGCCCGACACCCCCGCAAATTCGCTCTGCGTGCCCTGTAACTCGAACGCGCCGCCCTGCCGCAATTGATACGCCCGCAACGGAAACTCGCCCCACGCGCGCGCGCGCACCGCGCCGCCGATATTGCGCAAATCCACCGCGCCAAACTGCGAATCGATGTCCACCGCGCCCGTCACGCCATCGATTTCCGTGTCGCCCCATTCGTTCTTGCACATCACGCTCGCGCCCGCCGGCACCGTGATCTCGTAGTCGAGCTTGATTGCCGTCTTTCCCGCGTCGCTCGGACCGGGCTGCTCCACCGCGATACCGACCAACTCCGGCGAAGGGGAGATACTAATCTTTAGATCGTCGGCAAGTTGCTGCGCCGTCTCCGCTTTTTCCGCCCCCACGGTCGCGGTGATGTGAACCCGCACGACCGGATTGTCCCACGTCATGACGCGCACAAGCCCCTCGCCCACGTCGCGCGTAATGGATACGGTGCACGTCGGCCGCACAGGATAACTCTCTTCGAACTCGCGCGTGTACGGCGTCAACCCGTCCCACGGCGATTTACCCGCGTCGCCGATATGCCCAAACCGTGGAGCGAGCAGGTCCTCCGTCTTTTCGCCTAGGACCGTCAGCCAGCGCGTGACCGTATCGAAAACGGTGGAGGGCGCGGACTCCTTCGGCGATGATTGTGCGAATGCGCCTGAAGATAACATCACGTTCAAGACGCCAGCGACAACGAACAGCGAATAATGACCGCGAAAGAACCTACCGCTGCTCCCCGCACGTTCCGCTTCGTGCTCACGCTCGTGCTCGTGCTCGTGCTCGTAATCGTAATCGATCTGTCGATTGACCTTCAGATCATCTCCGAAATGACGTCGTCCCGAATACTTTGCAGCGTCGTCAGTATGCATTCGTATTCCGAATGATGGACAACGATTCCGATCGCGATGGAATTGCAGGAAATGGATAAGAGGGGAAAACAGGGCGTGCAAAGCAGGGCCGAATACCGCTTCGGCTTTCGTAACCAACAGCCGCACGCGCCCTACAGGCTGCGCTCCACGTAGAGCGATTTCAGCGCGGTCGCCTGACGCTTCAGATTGGAATCGATTACGCGGTTCGCGCGCTCGTTCGCGGGGTTCACTTTCAATTCCGCCCGCGCCGCCGTCAATGCCGCGTCAATCGCCAGCACCTCGCGCGCCTGGTGCCACGTCTTGTACGTCGGCCGCGCGTCCGTCCGCGAACCAACCGCCGCCGCAAACGTCTCGATCTGCGCGCTCGTACGACGCATGTCCTCCGGCGACGTCGTCGACGGTATCGTGCGCGACGCCGACGCCGCCCGCGAAAGCCCGCTCACGCCGGACGAACTCAATCCCGCCTGAAACACAACCGCTGACACCACAGCGACCCCCGCCGCGTACGCGAGTCCCTTCAACACCAACATCGGCGTGCCACCCCGCGCGCGCCGCGTCGCTTTGCGCTCCGTGCGCGCCGCAATCAATATCCGAGAAACGGAATCCTCCGTCGGATCGAGCGTGTTCGCCGACTTCGCAAACTCGATCGAACTGCGAATCGCCGCAACTTCCCGCGCGCACACAGGACACGAAGTGATGTGCCGCGCCGTCGCCGCGCTGATTCCGCGCCCGTCTACCAACCCTTCCGCATAGGCCAGCAGTTCAGGCTTTGATGGATGGCCCAACATGCCATGTCTCCCAGAAGCGATTAAACGTAGTCCCTAAACCGGGCCAACAGCGGCCGCAGCGCGCGCTCCGCCCGGACTACCCGCGACTTCACCGTGCCCACCGGCGAGTCGGTAATGATCGCAATCTCCTCGTACGACAGGTCCTGGAACCGCCGCAACACGAACGCCTCGCGCTGGTGCTCCGGCAACTCCCGCAACGCCGTGTTCACCGCCTCGGAAATCTCGCCGCGCTGAAACGCCGCCAACACGTCCGCGTTCTCGTCGCCGACATGCTCCATCGGGTCGTATTCGTCCTCCGGCCCCTTGCGCCAACTCCAGGCCGCCGACAAACTCAAGAACCGCGGGCGCCGCTTCCGCCGCACCCATTCCTTCGACACGATGTTCGACGCAATCGTGTACAAATACGTCGTAAACTTCGCGCGCGGCTCGTAACGCTGTGCGTTGCGCACCAGCGCCATGAACACTTCCTGAGTCAACTCCTCCGCAATCTGACGGTTCTGCACCATGCGAAAGATGTAGTTCAACACGTTCTTGTTGTGACGCCGGCAGAGTTCGGCGAAGGCCTCCTCGGACCCCTCGGCGTGATCGATCATCAACGCCTCGTCCGAACGCTCTTTGAGCGGCAACCCTTCGCGGCCAAGCACCCGAAGCCGGGCTGCCTGCGCGCTGTGGAATTGGACTATCCCCTGCCCTTCCACCATATTCCCTCCACCCTGACGCGTCACCTCGTCAGTATGCATCTATCTATCCTCACCACCACGCCAAAGTTGCATCCGTTGCTCGACTTACCCGAACACAATGGGCGGCCCGACCCACACTCCAAACCACCAGTATACCACCACCGGCCTTCCAGAACTACCGCGTTCAGGATATCAGCGCAAAGACGTCCCTGCGGAACCGCGTACCCGAAACCAAAAAACTCAAAAGATTCTTGACGTAAACCTTTATAGAGCAAGCTGTTCACGATATACTCGGCAGACCAGACTTCCGTCTGATGCGAAGCCCGAGATACGAATCCCGATTTCCGATGTGTTGAATCCTGAGCCCTGAACTCCTTTGACCCAGTCGGTTGGGACCAGCGATACCCGATACCCGATACCCGTGTCCCGCCTACTTCGTAAACGCCTTCGGACTCCGCACGTGCGCCACTGCCTCGTCGTACGAAACGACCCCCTCCATGTACAGCTTCTTGATCGCCTTGTCCATGGTCACCATGCCTTCCTTAGTATTCGTTTCCATGATGCTGTACACCTGATGCGTCTTCCCCTCGCGGATCAGGTTCGCCACCGCTGTGTTGTTGATCAGCAACTCCGCCGCCAGCACGCGCCCCTTCCCGTCCTTCTTCGGCAACAGCCGCTGCGAAATGATCCCCAGCAACGTCATCGACAACATGAACCGGATTTGCTGCTGCTGCTCCGCCGGGAACACGTCAATCATACGGTCCACCGACTGGATCGCGTCGTTTGTGTGCAACGTCGCCATCACCAGGTGGCCTGTCTCCGCCGCGCGCAGACACGCCTGAATCGTCTCCAAATCGCGCATTTCGCCAATCTGTATCACGTCCGGGTTCTGCCGCAGGATGTACCGCAGCGCGTGGATGAACCCGTGCGTGTCGTCGCCCACCTCGCGCTGGTCCACTATCGACTTCTTGTGCGAATGCACAAATTCTATCGGGTCTTCAATGGTAATCACGTGGCACTCGCGGGTGTCGTTGATGCGGTCAATGATTGCCGCCTGCGTGGTCGTCTTCCCGTGGCCGGTCGGGCCCGTCACCAGTAGCAGCCCCTGCTTCGCGTCTGGAAACTTGTCCACCGCGTCCGGCAACCCCAACGTATCCAAGTCCGGAATCTCATCCGGAATCGGACGCAGCG
The genomic region above belongs to Candidatus Hydrogenedentota bacterium and contains:
- a CDS encoding SUMF1/EgtB/PvdO family nonheme iron enzyme, translating into MAAAATGAELDALEVETVLIRGGTFTMGTPIKNKRHDEYHEDEAPLEIQLRDFRIGKYPITAKQMCLFLNSADAKSYKPDDLYRFHNYTQSGIDEVLNSTITVENGKCAPRPGAENSPANCVTWKGAVLYCGWLAKETGRHFRLPTEAEWEFAARGTEERLWPWGAMKPSAKHGQRYTAEYWETPAVGSHPANATPDGVCDMLAYMIGEWCCNKMVKTRTVANVMDTTTDLTDLMTFRASRGYFQRELNKKMTLFRWYFMSVEYHQGKSWTCVYDQPIGHTEMNGFRVLEEIHE
- a CDS encoding glycoside hydrolase family 9 protein; protein product: MRCILCVAFLFVCAIAAMAADDPLSCRTFDADWSIDPGKGAAEWAQEAGAIDPTRAYIVECKTSTKRGRVWLKAIEIDASGAVVQEASTEPLLFGSDARWLVLQFQPHPRTAALRIVGGGDVAATFSSLRVLPFSPRVLGNADFTLPLDRKNRISLWNQETANVLPAPAVGKAALDPSSGHAKPGSILSIAAGGACALSSIDYPVPAWTDQFRAEAFVKSEGGGSAQVALIWSTDSAQEVIHVDYGPKEAAADWQRITMPPASPPPSAKTVRVALIAYDGTVRFDDADLVSEPPKAPVVRVLTNQAGYGDDDPKCCVVMTNAVPRSGVANAFAVNDAKGQAAHQGWLNYEGRMIGGGGADWGWYFWRADFSDLKQAGAYTVQATLGELTGHSHPFDVAYSRLFYATAKPCVDFFFVQRCGGDVPGWHKPCHMDDAKLPDGTHRDLTGGWHSAGDYNKLSWEYGDGGVTYALATLVESDPEYCSRFNRDEANYEDAMEEAQWGAAYLAKLQRDDGGFLKDVQQGPDRATWMNWAAPDAHTDNVRGTADDPIVLEGEGHSPLAIGAWAKLSALLKERQTENDYLERAFKAWEYAAAKADGDPLLLISTVDLFVVTKDGHFRDHARKSVETILANAPAEGLLGGGYAGSGDVPAAALAHFVIKMPGDSLKSAIKTRLKIHIDAVVAEPNNAFGISRQKFGSDGFYFEPSSSYGHNFEYLCRAWSAAKVHTAIKDRRALAYALDQINFVLGANPYGLCMMEGVGTVNPPRYHHRYIKIPGRELGKVPGTIPNGFVRDMIGSDRPGFDLSLGGREYPSYRTSEPWLVHNMFYLLAVTALHEARI
- a CDS encoding DUF4097 family beta strand repeat protein, which encodes MMLSSGAFAQSSPKESAPSTVFDTVTRWLTVLGEKTEDLLAPRFGHIGDAGKSPWDGLTPYTREFEESYPVRPTCTVSITRDVGEGLVRVMTWDNPVVRVHITATVGAEKAETAQQLADDLKISISPSPELVGIAVEQPGPSDAGKTAIKLDYEITVPAGASVMCKNEWGDTEIDGVTGAVDIDSQFGAVDLRNIGGAVRARAWGEFPLRAYQLRQGGAFELQGTQSEFAGVSGALKISNFMGNVMVRELPAETELDVTCESGPIEVFVPENAAPEISASVAYGAVNSEIQLTQTKRGDLVIARGGTVGSKQRVSLHASFNAITIHQEGVKPQAPSPAREGGELVVTNTEQSIEIPAGAEVSVNAVVGDVRVTPTESAQLTVRARLVVQMQSNANAKAAIEALNVRCELIDGRAMLTTAVRDNMAALGCTRYRIDLDVQCPRASPVRLSSDSGYTSITDMSGPIVVEQGKGSVTLEQCNREAGDVLVTIQEGDIVVKECAGPLTATTQQGSVETTSVSGKQVIKAVQGRATVDLPKGELDVACTGGDAIVLANEGVLGDYKVNVEQGNIRLLVPDTADATLFVTATNGQVNSNKVRLSGSVLGDKREFSGPIGAGRFRVDLRVTGGSVNID
- a CDS encoding sigma-70 family RNA polymerase sigma factor codes for the protein MHTDEVTRQGGGNMVEGQGIVQFHSAQAARLRVLGREGLPLKERSDEALMIDHAEGSEEAFAELCRRHNKNVLNYIFRMVQNRQIAEELTQEVFMALVRNAQRYEPRAKFTTYLYTIASNIVSKEWVRRKRRPRFLSLSAAWSWRKGPEDEYDPMEHVGDENADVLAAFQRGEISEAVNTALRELPEHQREAFVLRRFQDLSYEEIAIITDSPVGTVKSRVVRAERALRPLLARFRDYV
- a CDS encoding type IV pilus twitching motility protein PilT gives rise to the protein MEFKDLFELVQKEGASDLIISAGAPPALRVNGRLYRTRYDALTPEAAKKLIYSVLTADQKKTFETEKELDFSLAVGRKHRYRVNVYLQKQAIAAALRPIPDEIPDLDTLGLPDAVDKFPDAKQGLLLVTGPTGHGKTTTQAAIIDRINDTRECHVITIEDPIEFVHSHKKSIVDQREVGDDTHGFIHALRYILRQNPDVIQIGEMRDLETIQACLRAAETGHLVMATLHTNDAIQSVDRMIDVFPAEQQQQIRFMLSMTLLGIISQRLLPKKDGKGRVLAAELLINNTAVANLIREGKTHQVYSIMETNTKEGMVTMDKAIKKLYMEGVVSYDEAVAHVRSPKAFTK